One segment of Acidimicrobiales bacterium DNA contains the following:
- a CDS encoding SDR family oxidoreductase, with translation MSNTTNTNRVALVTGASSGIGRACALRLAADGFAVVVGGRNADRAGAVVDEISAAGGTVTTALGDVAEPGYGEAAVATAVGTFGRLDVLVNAAGVITRSDAEGTSDEEWYRVMSTNVDGLFRTSRAALPALRSAGGGAIVNISSTNGLVGAVGLAAYCASKGAVTNLTRAMALDHAAEGIRVNAVCPGAVDTHMLYSERDRTVDEVRSINLPDIPEGRIPVAEEVAHLVAFLADDRSRHVNGANLSVDGGYTAA, from the coding sequence ATGAGCAATACGACCAATACGAACCGGGTCGCCCTGGTCACCGGTGCCTCCTCAGGCATCGGACGGGCCTGTGCCCTGCGCCTGGCCGCTGACGGGTTCGCCGTCGTAGTGGGCGGACGAAATGCCGACCGGGCCGGAGCCGTCGTCGATGAGATTTCGGCGGCCGGCGGCACGGTGACCACGGCTCTGGGCGACGTGGCTGAGCCGGGCTACGGCGAGGCGGCGGTGGCGACCGCCGTCGGTACGTTCGGCCGCCTCGACGTGCTGGTCAACGCGGCTGGGGTCATCACCCGGTCCGATGCGGAGGGCACCAGTGACGAGGAGTGGTATCGGGTCATGTCGACCAACGTGGACGGCCTGTTCCGGACCAGCAGAGCGGCCCTGCCCGCCCTCCGGTCAGCCGGTGGTGGGGCCATCGTGAACATCAGTTCCACCAACGGCCTGGTCGGTGCAGTTGGGCTGGCCGCCTACTGCGCCTCCAAGGGGGCGGTCACCAACCTCACCCGGGCTATGGCGCTGGACCACGCCGCTGAGGGCATCCGGGTCAACGCCGTCTGCCCGGGTGCCGTCGACACCCACATGCTGTACTCGGAGCGTGACAGGACGGTCGATGAGGTGCGCTCCATAAATCTCCCCGACATCCCGGAAGGTCGTATCCCGGTCGCCGAAGAGGTCGCCCACCTGGTCGCGTTCCTGGCCGATGACCGCTCGCGGCATGTCAACGGCGCCAACCTCAGCGTTGACGGGGGCTACACGGCGGCATGA
- a CDS encoding HAD-IIA family hydrolase yields the protein MTWVDGLLIDIDGVLSVSWEAIDGAPGALAELRARQVPLRFATNTTTRTRAEVASLLTGAGMPVDPDEILTAPVATAAHLRRHHPEARCYLLNSGDLSEDLEGIDVVSGDAAGPVDVVVVGGAGLNFTHTELNRAFGHLLDGATFVAMHRNLYWRTSAGMELDTGAYVAALEESSGMVPVVLGKPSPEFFATGVAELGLSPDRVAMVGDDVDNDVLAGQRCGLRGVLVQTGKFRPEALDMASGTPDHVVASFADVPALLAH from the coding sequence GTGACCTGGGTCGACGGCCTGCTCATCGATATCGACGGCGTGCTGTCCGTTTCATGGGAGGCCATCGACGGCGCGCCCGGGGCTCTGGCCGAACTCCGGGCCCGACAGGTCCCGCTGCGGTTCGCCACCAACACCACAACCCGGACCCGGGCCGAGGTGGCCTCGCTTCTGACCGGGGCCGGCATGCCGGTTGATCCCGACGAGATCCTGACCGCCCCGGTGGCCACGGCGGCCCATCTCCGGCGACACCACCCGGAGGCCCGGTGCTACCTGCTGAACTCCGGGGACCTTTCCGAGGACTTGGAGGGCATCGACGTGGTTTCTGGCGACGCCGCAGGACCGGTGGACGTGGTGGTGGTTGGCGGAGCGGGCCTGAACTTCACCCACACCGAGTTGAACCGGGCCTTCGGCCACCTCTTGGACGGGGCGACGTTCGTGGCCATGCACCGCAACCTTTACTGGCGGACGTCGGCTGGGATGGAGCTGGACACCGGCGCCTACGTTGCCGCCCTGGAGGAGTCCTCGGGAATGGTCCCTGTCGTGCTGGGCAAGCCTTCACCCGAGTTCTTCGCCACCGGGGTGGCCGAACTGGGTTTGTCCCCCGACCGGGTGGCCATGGTGGGCGATGACGTGGATAACGATGTGTTGGCTGGCCAACGATGCGGGCTTCGCGGGGTCCTGGTACAGACCGGGAAGTTCCGACCTGAGGCACTCGACATGGCGTCCGGTACCCCGGACCACGTGGTCGCGAGCTTTGCCGACGTGCCGGCACTCCTTGCGCACTGA
- a CDS encoding C45 family peptidase: MRRPPLRILDLAGSPEARGHAHGAAFVDEIRTYTDERVRLAGSRFWAGGEIDRADVLEIARSCLPAHEAHSADLYAEMCGIADGAGITPEEAVVVGGFTDFVDTVRSEVGGRHPDEVVEDDCTAFIVPDHRCDGQGFYGQTWDMHDTATPHVVLLRIRPDDGPVSLVFTTTGCVGQLGMNEAGVCVGINNLVAIDGCRGVMWTSVVREALDQDSAVSARDAVLGADLAGAHSFLTFDASGDGHVIEAFPTARPSESLDTEPLVHTNHALWDEALDREAPKHEGLMVNSTRRRERALKMLDRDGIGVDDLMAVTRDDQAVCRVSTEPFHVESSGAAIMRPRTRDFWAVWGLPSHNDYIHVPFAA, encoded by the coding sequence ATGCGACGCCCTCCACTTCGGATCTTGGATCTGGCCGGCAGCCCGGAGGCCCGGGGCCACGCCCACGGAGCGGCATTCGTCGACGAGATCCGTACCTATACCGATGAGCGGGTCCGGCTGGCTGGCTCCCGGTTCTGGGCCGGCGGCGAGATTGACCGCGCTGACGTGCTGGAGATCGCCCGATCCTGTCTCCCAGCCCACGAGGCCCACTCGGCCGACCTGTACGCCGAGATGTGCGGCATCGCCGACGGTGCCGGGATCACGCCAGAGGAGGCCGTGGTGGTCGGAGGTTTCACCGACTTCGTCGACACGGTGCGCTCCGAGGTTGGCGGACGGCATCCCGACGAGGTCGTCGAGGATGACTGCACGGCGTTCATCGTCCCCGACCACCGTTGTGACGGGCAGGGCTTCTACGGCCAGACCTGGGACATGCACGACACCGCCACCCCGCACGTGGTGCTGCTACGCATCCGGCCCGACGACGGTCCGGTCTCGCTGGTCTTCACCACCACCGGTTGTGTCGGCCAACTAGGCATGAACGAGGCTGGTGTGTGCGTCGGTATCAACAACTTGGTGGCTATCGACGGCTGCCGAGGCGTGATGTGGACATCGGTGGTGCGCGAGGCCCTAGATCAGGACTCAGCCGTATCGGCGCGCGACGCCGTGCTGGGAGCCGACCTGGCCGGCGCTCACAGCTTCCTGACATTCGACGCCTCTGGGGACGGGCACGTGATCGAGGCTTTCCCCACCGCCCGTCCGTCCGAGTCGCTCGACACCGAGCCTCTCGTCCATACCAACCACGCTTTGTGGGACGAGGCGCTGGACCGCGAAGCACCCAAGCACGAGGGCCTGATGGTTAACTCCACCCGCCGCCGTGAGCGGGCGCTCAAGATGCTTGACCGGGACGGCATCGGTGTCGACGACCTGATGGCGGTGACCCGCGACGACCAGGCCGTCTGCCGGGTGTCGACCGAGCCTTTCCACGTCGAATCCAGTGGGGCGGCGATCATGCGCCCCCGCACCCGTGACTTCTGGGCTGTGTGGGGCCTACCTAGCCACAACGACTACATCCACGTCCCCTTCGCTGCCTGA
- a CDS encoding bifunctional proline dehydrogenase/L-glutamate gamma-semialdehyde dehydrogenase, translating into MLTSHPPVGATGTEDRPTPVVDSPGPLAPAIDPETLASDAVAVVARWLTTAHCDETSTERRLADRMRGIIDDPIGVGFTMRFVDRVARHRSNTLAADQLARLVADGDLPGFLGRVDRLLLRLGARLAPVLPQLVMPLARRRLRGLVGHLVVDAAPGSVHAHLARRRLEGYTLNVNLLGEAVLGEAEASRRFERTLALVEDPEVDYVSVKVSAIASQLNLWAFDHTLTRVKDRLRILYQRAAVAPAPTGRPTFVNLDMEEHRDLELTLRAFTELLDEPDLRDVDAGIVLQAYLPDAFGALQRITAWAGPRKDAGGGEVKVRLVKGANLAMERVDAALHGWVQAPYDTKAEVDANYKRCVDWALRPVHTRAVRIGLASHNLFDVAWAHLLAEARGVADRVEFEMLQGMVPAQARTVLDDTGELLLYTPIVGRRDFDVAVSYLFRRLEENSSDQNFLRHLFSLRPGTPEFDEQARLFRAAVAGRWDLADLPRRETERPPSGDGLFRNHPDTDPTLPATRARVASVSARPFEPAHTPVITTVEALDAEVAMARRAQESWGSRPAVERCDVLRRVADELVARHDDLMVAMTHEASKTWTEAEPEVGEAVDFARWYAERASELERVEGAAFTPLGVVAVVPPWNFPVAIPTGGTLAALAAGNAVVFKPAPETPRCAEIVAEACWTAGVPTEVLRFVRTPDDEVGRRLVTTVDGVILTGSHETANLFRCWDPNLRLFAETSGKNALVVTPQADLDLAAADLVQSAFGHQGQKCSAASLGVLVGPVATDERFLRQVVDAAASLRVGSTDDPATTFGPLIGPAGGRLLDALTTLAPGEEWLLEPRCLDDEGRAWTPGIKTGVRPDSQFHRTEVFGPVLGLMAVDTLDEALAVQNGVDYGLTGGIHSLDPAEVDRWLDHVQVGNAYVNRPITGAIVQRQPFGGWKRSSVGTGAKAGGPDYLLQLGTWTATRPLDEADFNEVLVADAAWWANRYGVEHDPSGLFCEANVLHYRPHPDLVVRVGAGATPVDLERVLAASARCGVEPRVSRATEEDDTAFAATLSAHRFGRIRAVGFVSETVRRAAIAAEVDLVDEAVTASGRLELRHYVREQAVSRTLHRFGNLIGAQGTDSIN; encoded by the coding sequence ATGCTGACCTCCCATCCCCCGGTCGGTGCCACTGGCACCGAGGACCGCCCGACGCCCGTCGTCGATTCACCCGGCCCGTTGGCTCCTGCCATCGACCCCGAGACCCTGGCCTCCGACGCGGTGGCCGTAGTAGCCCGGTGGCTGACCACGGCCCACTGCGACGAGACATCCACAGAGCGTCGGCTGGCCGACCGGATGCGAGGAATCATCGACGACCCAATCGGCGTGGGGTTCACCATGCGGTTCGTAGACCGGGTAGCTCGCCACCGGAGCAACACTCTGGCTGCCGATCAACTGGCCCGGCTGGTGGCTGACGGTGACCTCCCCGGGTTCCTGGGCCGGGTCGACCGGCTGTTGTTGCGGCTGGGAGCCCGTCTCGCCCCGGTCCTACCCCAGCTGGTCATGCCATTGGCCCGCCGTCGCCTCCGAGGGCTCGTCGGCCACCTTGTGGTGGACGCCGCCCCCGGCAGCGTCCACGCCCACTTGGCCCGTCGCCGGTTGGAGGGCTACACCCTGAATGTCAACTTGCTGGGGGAGGCGGTCCTGGGCGAGGCCGAGGCGTCCCGCCGCTTCGAGCGCACCCTGGCCCTGGTGGAGGACCCCGAGGTTGACTACGTGTCGGTCAAGGTCTCGGCCATCGCCAGCCAACTCAATCTGTGGGCTTTCGACCACACGTTGACTCGAGTCAAGGACCGCCTACGGATCCTGTACCAGCGGGCCGCTGTCGCTCCGGCTCCCACCGGCCGGCCCACCTTCGTCAACCTGGACATGGAGGAGCATCGGGACCTGGAGCTCACCCTCCGGGCCTTCACCGAACTCCTGGATGAGCCCGACCTACGGGACGTCGATGCCGGGATCGTCCTGCAGGCCTACCTGCCGGATGCCTTCGGTGCCCTCCAGCGCATCACCGCCTGGGCTGGTCCCCGGAAGGATGCCGGGGGTGGCGAGGTCAAGGTTCGCCTGGTGAAAGGGGCCAACCTGGCCATGGAAAGGGTCGATGCTGCCCTACACGGGTGGGTGCAGGCGCCCTACGACACCAAGGCCGAGGTGGACGCCAACTACAAGCGTTGCGTGGACTGGGCCCTGCGGCCCGTGCACACGCGGGCGGTGCGGATCGGGCTGGCCAGCCACAACCTGTTCGACGTGGCCTGGGCCCACCTCCTGGCCGAGGCCCGTGGGGTAGCTGACCGAGTCGAGTTCGAGATGCTGCAGGGGATGGTCCCCGCTCAGGCCCGGACAGTGCTAGATGACACCGGCGAGCTTCTGCTGTACACGCCGATTGTGGGCCGCCGGGACTTCGACGTAGCCGTCAGCTACCTATTCCGTCGCCTGGAGGAGAACAGCTCCGACCAGAACTTTCTCCGGCACCTGTTCAGCCTGCGGCCCGGGACCCCCGAGTTTGACGAGCAGGCCCGCCTGTTCCGTGCCGCGGTGGCCGGGCGTTGGGACCTCGCTGACCTGCCCCGTCGAGAGACCGAGCGGCCACCGTCGGGCGACGGGTTGTTCCGGAATCATCCCGACACCGATCCGACCCTGCCTGCCACCCGGGCACGGGTGGCTTCAGTCTCCGCTCGCCCGTTCGAGCCGGCGCATACCCCAGTGATCACCACGGTCGAAGCTCTGGACGCCGAGGTGGCTATGGCTCGGAGAGCCCAGGAGTCCTGGGGGTCCCGTCCTGCCGTCGAACGATGTGACGTACTGCGCCGGGTCGCCGACGAACTTGTGGCCCGACACGACGACCTCATGGTGGCCATGACCCACGAGGCTTCCAAGACGTGGACCGAGGCCGAACCGGAGGTCGGCGAGGCCGTCGACTTTGCCCGGTGGTACGCCGAGCGGGCATCGGAGCTGGAGCGAGTGGAGGGTGCGGCGTTCACCCCGCTGGGTGTGGTGGCAGTCGTCCCTCCGTGGAACTTCCCGGTTGCCATCCCGACCGGCGGGACCCTGGCCGCCCTGGCCGCTGGTAATGCCGTGGTGTTCAAGCCGGCCCCCGAGACGCCTCGGTGCGCGGAGATCGTCGCCGAGGCCTGTTGGACGGCCGGCGTGCCGACCGAGGTACTGAGGTTCGTTAGAACCCCGGACGACGAGGTCGGTCGCCGCCTGGTGACCACGGTCGACGGCGTGATCCTGACCGGATCCCACGAGACGGCCAACCTGTTCCGGTGCTGGGACCCGAACCTCCGCCTTTTCGCCGAGACCAGCGGGAAGAACGCCCTGGTCGTCACCCCGCAGGCAGACTTGGACCTGGCGGCTGCCGACCTAGTGCAGTCGGCCTTTGGACACCAGGGCCAGAAGTGCTCGGCGGCCAGCCTCGGAGTCCTAGTCGGGCCGGTGGCCACCGACGAACGGTTCTTGCGCCAGGTGGTCGACGCCGCAGCGTCGCTGCGCGTGGGGTCAACGGACGACCCAGCCACCACGTTCGGACCCCTAATCGGTCCAGCCGGGGGGAGGCTGCTAGACGCCCTCACCACCCTGGCGCCGGGCGAGGAGTGGCTGCTGGAGCCCCGGTGCCTCGATGACGAGGGCCGAGCCTGGACACCGGGGATCAAGACCGGGGTCCGTCCCGACTCGCAGTTCCACCGCACCGAGGTATTCGGCCCGGTGCTAGGCCTGATGGCCGTGGACACCCTGGACGAGGCGCTGGCCGTTCAGAACGGGGTCGACTACGGCCTGACCGGGGGCATTCACTCGCTGGACCCCGCCGAGGTGGACCGCTGGCTAGACCACGTCCAGGTGGGCAACGCCTACGTGAACCGGCCCATCACCGGGGCCATCGTGCAGCGACAGCCCTTCGGTGGTTGGAAGCGGTCGTCTGTGGGTACGGGAGCCAAGGCGGGCGGCCCCGACTACCTGCTACAGCTCGGCACCTGGACTGCCACCCGTCCGCTGGACGAGGCGGACTTCAATGAGGTGTTGGTGGCCGACGCCGCCTGGTGGGCGAATCGGTACGGGGTGGAGCACGATCCGTCGGGCCTGTTCTGTGAGGCCAACGTGCTGCACTACCGGCCGCATCCTGACCTGGTGGTGCGGGTGGGGGCCGGGGCCACGCCGGTCGACTTGGAACGGGTACTGGCCGCGTCGGCGCGGTGCGGGGTGGAGCCCCGGGTGAGCCGGGCCACCGAGGAGGATGACACCGCGTTCGCCGCCACCCTGTCGGCCCACCGGTTTGGTCGGATCAGGGCCGTCGGCTTCGTTTCCGAGACGGTCCGCCGAGCAGCCATCGCCGCCGAAGTGGACCTGGTGGACGAGGCGGTCACGGCCAGCGGCCGCCTCGAATTGCGCCACTACGTCCGAGAGCAGGCCGTGAGCCGAACCCTGCACCGCTTCGGCAACCTAATAGGAGCTCAGGGCACCGATTCCATCAATTGA
- a CDS encoding SDR family oxidoreductase, translated as MSADRRPEDGSGLAAGRVVVVTGGARGIGRAIVDRFAVEGATVVVGDLNDSGTVGAGLDVAGHREWIPLDVTDEASVMEFAESVHAGHGGVDVLVNNAGIMANRSVADETVADWDLTMAVNLRGPFLMAKHLLPLMEGRDNPAIVNIGSIEGLGANARHASYAASKAGVHGLTRALAVDLGPAGIRCNAVAPGWVDTDLNRAYVDKHPDRDRAVAELASLHPVGRIGDPTDVAATVLWLSTPDAGFVTGQVLTVDGGRMSRLSLPASLADDA; from the coding sequence ATGAGTGCCGACCGACGACCGGAGGATGGGTCAGGCCTGGCTGCCGGACGGGTGGTCGTCGTCACCGGGGGTGCCCGAGGCATCGGGCGGGCAATCGTGGACCGGTTCGCCGTCGAGGGGGCCACCGTCGTCGTAGGCGACCTCAACGATTCCGGGACCGTCGGAGCTGGGCTGGACGTGGCCGGGCACCGGGAGTGGATCCCTCTGGACGTGACCGACGAGGCGTCGGTCATGGAGTTCGCCGAATCAGTGCACGCCGGGCACGGCGGGGTTGACGTGCTGGTCAACAACGCCGGGATCATGGCCAACCGGTCGGTGGCCGACGAGACGGTGGCCGACTGGGACCTGACAATGGCCGTGAACCTGCGGGGTCCCTTCCTCATGGCCAAGCACCTTCTCCCCCTCATGGAGGGCCGTGACAACCCGGCGATCGTGAACATCGGGTCCATCGAGGGCCTGGGGGCCAACGCCCGGCACGCCTCCTATGCCGCCTCCAAGGCTGGGGTGCACGGTCTGACCCGGGCCCTGGCCGTTGACCTGGGTCCGGCGGGAATCCGGTGCAACGCAGTAGCTCCCGGGTGGGTCGACACCGACCTGAACCGGGCCTACGTGGACAAGCACCCGGACAGGGACCGGGCGGTGGCTGAGTTGGCGTCTCTACATCCAGTGGGTCGGATCGGTGATCCGACTGACGTGGCGGCCACCGTCCTGTGGCTGTCCACCCCAGATGCTGGTTTCGTGACCGGCCAGGTACTCACCGTCGACGGAGGCCGCATGAGCCGCTTGTCTCTGCCCGCCTCGCTGGCCGACGACGCCTGA
- a CDS encoding GNAT family N-acetyltransferase, with the protein MVEITYAPLQARWATELAAIERAAFPTAGIADLLVEEDILALCEKFPAGGFVALDGETPVGMGVGILIDFDFDEPNHSLDDLTGENSCGNHSDDADWYYGVTIAVAANYRRLGIGHQLYIRRKDIVRRLGKKGIVAGGVIPGYKDHIGNMTADEYVDRVRAGELYDPTLSFQLENGFEAVGAIPDYMDDPAVGNNAVLIVWRNPDLVDT; encoded by the coding sequence ATGGTCGAGATCACCTACGCCCCCCTCCAGGCCCGATGGGCAACAGAGTTGGCTGCCATTGAGCGGGCCGCCTTCCCGACGGCGGGGATCGCCGACCTCTTGGTTGAGGAGGACATCCTCGCCCTCTGCGAGAAGTTCCCCGCCGGTGGGTTCGTGGCCCTAGACGGGGAGACGCCGGTTGGGATGGGTGTCGGCATCCTGATCGACTTCGACTTCGACGAGCCGAACCACTCACTGGACGACCTCACCGGCGAGAACTCGTGCGGTAATCATTCGGACGACGCTGACTGGTACTACGGCGTCACAATCGCCGTAGCCGCGAACTACCGGCGCCTGGGGATCGGCCACCAGCTGTATATCCGCCGCAAGGACATCGTCCGTCGCCTCGGCAAGAAGGGCATCGTGGCCGGCGGGGTCATTCCCGGGTACAAGGACCACATCGGCAACATGACGGCTGACGAGTATGTCGACCGGGTGCGGGCCGGCGAGCTGTACGACCCGACGCTGAGCTTCCAGCTGGAGAATGGGTTTGAGGCCGTTGGTGCCATCCCGGACTATATGGACGATCCGGCTGTGGGGAACAACGCTGTTCTCATCGTCTGGCGCAACCCCGACCTGGTTGATACCTAA
- a CDS encoding FAD-binding oxidoreductase, translating to MGAVTLLPRTRRDNGWFETLPEVLPAAPLVGPTEADVVVVGAGFTGLAAARRLGELRPDARVLLLEAGLIGNGAAGRSSGFGIDHAHNIRSEGFAESVEFEKQQIALNRAGLAYLNDAVTSHGIDCDWIWGGKTHAACTERGSTELEHFAATLDRIGEPYEVLEGDALVDRLGIDHYVRGLHTPGTALMQPAALCRGLATSLPANVVVHEETTVTWLDAGPPHELWTDRGSVRTPELLLANNGFLSGFGFYRHHLIPVVTWGSMTRPLTDGESASIGGPRTWGVIPAAPSGTTVRRLSDGRILIRNVYSYSRHSLAGGRRRQRAGRAHRRAFEARFPGLVHVPFEYTWGGPLSMARNGEPVFGHLVDGIFAAGVHNGTGLSRGTVCGKLVAEMMCSEGSDLLDAMLARGRPNRNVPDPVLGWGVDLYARRLRLRSGREM from the coding sequence GTGGGAGCCGTAACCCTCCTACCGCGCACCCGCCGCGACAACGGCTGGTTTGAGACCCTTCCCGAGGTTCTCCCGGCTGCTCCCCTCGTCGGGCCGACGGAGGCTGACGTGGTGGTGGTGGGCGCCGGCTTCACCGGGCTTGCAGCGGCCCGGCGGCTGGGGGAACTACGTCCCGACGCCCGTGTCCTTCTGCTGGAGGCGGGACTGATCGGAAACGGCGCAGCCGGCCGGTCATCGGGGTTCGGCATTGACCACGCCCACAACATCCGCTCTGAAGGGTTCGCCGAATCCGTCGAGTTCGAGAAGCAACAGATCGCCCTGAACCGCGCCGGGCTGGCCTACCTCAACGACGCGGTTACCAGTCATGGCATTGACTGTGACTGGATATGGGGCGGCAAAACCCACGCGGCCTGCACCGAGCGGGGCTCCACCGAACTGGAGCATTTCGCAGCAACCCTGGATCGGATCGGAGAGCCCTACGAGGTCCTGGAAGGCGACGCACTGGTCGATCGACTGGGCATCGACCACTACGTCCGCGGTCTCCACACCCCGGGCACCGCTCTCATGCAACCCGCTGCCCTGTGCCGAGGTCTGGCCACCAGCCTGCCGGCCAACGTGGTGGTGCACGAGGAGACAACAGTGACGTGGTTGGACGCTGGACCGCCCCACGAGTTATGGACCGACAGGGGCAGTGTCCGCACGCCGGAACTGCTGCTGGCCAACAACGGCTTCCTCTCGGGATTCGGCTTTTACCGGCATCACCTAATCCCAGTCGTCACCTGGGGGTCAATGACCCGGCCGTTGACCGATGGGGAGTCAGCCTCCATTGGCGGCCCGCGTACCTGGGGGGTAATCCCCGCCGCCCCGTCGGGCACCACAGTGCGACGGCTGAGCGACGGTCGCATCCTGATTCGGAACGTCTACTCGTACAGCCGCCATTCGCTGGCTGGGGGGCGGCGGCGCCAGCGGGCCGGCCGGGCCCACCGGCGGGCCTTCGAGGCGCGGTTCCCGGGACTGGTCCACGTGCCCTTCGAGTACACATGGGGCGGGCCGCTAAGCATGGCCCGCAACGGCGAGCCGGTCTTTGGTCATCTCGTCGACGGGATCTTTGCCGCCGGCGTACACAATGGAACTGGGCTGAGCCGGGGCACCGTCTGCGGAAAGCTGGTCGCCGAGATGATGTGTAGCGAGGGCTCGGACCTGCTGGACGCCATGCTGGCTCGCGGTCGCCCCAACCGGAATGTCCCTGACCCGGTCCTCGGGTGGGGTGTCGACCTGTATGCCCGGCGGCTCCGGCTGCGTTCTGGGCGGGAGATGTAA
- a CDS encoding aldehyde dehydrogenase: MTIDLADPTALAASIDPPTRAVIGGRSVEADSGKTFATLNPANGRELAQVAEGDAADVDRAVAAARTAFEEGPWGRLAPIDRKMLILRFASLVEAHTDELAVIETLEAGKPISDCSSLDVPDLVATLRWHAEAADKLYDQLSPSGPGKVGMVVREPIGVVGAVLPWNYPLMMAGWKIGPILAAGNTCVVKPAEQTSMSTIRIAELAIEAGIPDGVFNVVPGFGETAGAAIGLHPDVDCVAFTGSTEVGRHFLRYSADSNLKEVLLECGGKSPVIVMADADDLDAAATGICEGIFWNGGQNCSANSRLIVQRSVEDELLERIAERSRDWVVGDPLVAETTMGAMIEEAHLDKVLSHIADAHEAGSTCAVGGNRVREESGGWFVEPTVFTDVDPNSRLAREEVFGPVLAVTAFDTPEEAIRLANDTDYGLAGTIHTTDLRTAHLAARAIRAGTVAVNCYGEGDITTPFGGFKQSGFGGRDKSIAAHEQYTELKTIWMDLS, from the coding sequence ATGACCATCGACCTCGCCGACCCGACCGCTCTGGCCGCGTCCATTGATCCACCCACCCGGGCCGTCATCGGCGGCCGCAGCGTGGAGGCAGACTCCGGAAAGACCTTCGCCACCCTCAACCCGGCCAATGGTCGTGAGCTGGCCCAGGTGGCTGAGGGCGACGCCGCCGACGTGGACCGTGCCGTCGCCGCAGCCCGTACCGCCTTCGAGGAGGGACCCTGGGGGCGGCTGGCCCCTATCGACCGGAAGATGCTGATCCTTCGATTTGCCAGCCTGGTCGAGGCCCACACTGACGAGTTGGCCGTCATCGAGACCCTAGAGGCCGGCAAGCCGATCAGCGACTGCTCCAGCCTCGACGTCCCCGACCTGGTGGCCACCCTGCGCTGGCACGCCGAGGCCGCCGACAAGCTCTACGACCAGCTCTCACCGTCGGGCCCGGGCAAGGTGGGCATGGTGGTCCGCGAGCCCATCGGCGTGGTCGGTGCCGTCCTGCCCTGGAACTACCCACTCATGATGGCCGGCTGGAAGATCGGCCCGATCCTGGCTGCCGGCAACACCTGCGTGGTCAAGCCCGCCGAGCAAACCTCCATGTCGACCATCCGCATCGCCGAGCTGGCCATCGAGGCCGGCATCCCCGATGGGGTGTTCAACGTGGTGCCCGGGTTCGGTGAGACGGCCGGCGCGGCCATCGGCCTCCACCCCGACGTGGACTGCGTGGCCTTCACCGGCTCGACCGAGGTGGGCCGCCATTTCCTGCGCTACTCGGCCGACTCCAACCTCAAGGAGGTCCTACTGGAGTGCGGCGGCAAGAGCCCGGTCATCGTCATGGCCGACGCCGACGACCTGGACGCCGCGGCCACCGGGATCTGTGAGGGCATCTTCTGGAACGGCGGGCAGAACTGCAGCGCCAACTCGCGGCTCATCGTCCAGCGGTCCGTCGAGGACGAGCTGCTGGAGCGCATCGCCGAGCGCAGCCGCGACTGGGTGGTCGGCGACCCTCTGGTGGCCGAGACGACCATGGGCGCCATGATCGAGGAGGCCCACCTCGACAAGGTGCTGAGCCACATCGCCGATGCCCACGAGGCTGGCTCGACGTGCGCGGTGGGCGGCAACCGGGTCCGCGAGGAGAGCGGCGGCTGGTTCGTGGAGCCCACCGTGTTCACCGACGTCGATCCCAACAGCCGCCTGGCCCGCGAGGAAGTCTTCGGACCGGTGCTGGCCGTGACCGCTTTCGACACCCCCGAGGAGGCCATCCGCCTGGCCAACGACACCGACTACGGCCTGGCCGGCACCATCCACACCACCGACCTGCGGACCGCCCACCTGGCGGCCCGGGCCATTCGGGCCGGCACGGTGGCCGTGAACTGCTACGGCGAAGGTGACATCACCACCCCGTTCGGCGGATTTAAGCAGTCGGGCTTCGGCGGGCGGGATAAGTCGATCGCCGCCCATGAGCAGTACACGGAGTTGAAGACCATCTGGATGGACCTGTCCTAG